Proteins encoded in a region of the Cyclopterus lumpus isolate fCycLum1 chromosome 23, fCycLum1.pri, whole genome shotgun sequence genome:
- the LOC117726478 gene encoding tripartite motif-containing protein 35-like, translating to MAGRLSLQEVDLSCSICCEIFRDPVVLKCSHSFCAPCLQRYWTQGPRRRDCPLCRSQSVDEPVPSLTLKNLCEAYIQEGEGPEDPAGELYCDPGEMCPLHGERLKLYCVPDEEPICVVCHTSRKHKQHDCCPVSEAIVDVKEKMKSALGSMQEKRDAFDKMKKNYEDAVECIQVQARFVERRTREEFEKLHGFLDAEEEARMEALRREEEQKSRAVRQKIEEIVGNITSVSESIRVLEEEMALQGISVLHKCKATLARANSPIEDPVMPPGALLDVASHLGSLNFHVWEKMHKTVKFTPVTLDPNTAAPWLILSEDLASVCDSDEKQKMPDNPERFDPDTGVLGRESFTSGKHAWVVNVGDNTAWVVGVAKESVQRKEKVSSVLKNGYLSVYFYHKMYFAGTSPLTRLNLKRNPQKVRVQLDCDKGRVSFYDDDTHIYTFKHVLSERVFPYFWVGCQQCPLTLEPLEVSLKAVEYF from the exons ATGGCAGGCAGGCTCTCTCTCCAGGAGGTGGACCTCTCCTGTTCCATATGCTGCGAGATCTTCCGGGACCCCGTGGTCCTCAAGTGCAGCCACAGCTTCTGTGCACCCTGTCTGCAGCGGTACTGGACCCAAGGGCCACGGAGGCGCGACTGCCCCCTGTGCCGGAGCCAGAGTGTGGATGAGCCCGTGCCCAGTCTCACCCTGAAGAACCTGTGCGAGGCCTACATCCAGGAGGGCGAGGGGCCGGAGGACCCCGCGGGGGAGCTGTACTGCGATCCGGGGGAGATGTGCCCTCTGCACGGCGAGAGGCTTAAGCTCTACTGCGTGCCGGACGAGGAGCCCATCTGTGTGGTCTGCCACACCTCAAGGAAGCACAAACAGCACGACTGTTGCCCCGTCAGCGAGGCCATCGTGGATGTGAAG GAGAAGATGAAGTCTGCCCTCGGCTCAATGCAGGAGAAGAGGGATGCTTTTGACAAAATGAAGAAGAACTATGAGGACGCTGTGGAATGCATTCAG GTCCAGGCTCGCTTCGTGGAGAGACGGACCCGGGAGGAGTTCGAAAAGCTTCACGGCTTCCTCGACGCCGAGGAGGAAGCCAGGATGGAGGcgctgaggagggaggaggagcagaagagtcGAGCGGTGAGGCAGAAGATCGAAGAAATAGTCGGAAATATAACGTCCGTGTCCGAATCCATCCGAGTTTTAGAGGAGGAGATGGCTCTGCAGGGcatctctgtcctccat aaatgcAAGGCGACATTGGCAAG GGCTAACAGCCCAATCGAAGATCCAGTCATGCCCCCCGGAGCGCTCCTCGACGTGGCCAGTCATCTGGGGTCCCTGAACTTCCACGTGTGGGAGAAGATGCACAAAACCGTCAAATTCA CTCCGGTGACTCTGGACCCGAACACCGCCGCCCCGTGGCTCATCCTGTCGGAGGACCTCGCCAGCGTCTGTGACAGTGACGAAAAGCAGAAGATGCCGGACAACCCGGAGAGGTTTGACCCCGACACGGGGGTGCTGGGCCGCGAGAGCTTCACCTCGGGCAAGCACGCCTGGGTCGTCAACGTGGGCGACAACACGGCGTGGGTCGTGGGCGTGGCCAAAGAATCCGTCCAGAGGAAAGAGAAAGTGTCTTCGGTGCTGAAGAACGGCTACCTGAGTGTGTACTTTTACCACAAGATGTACTTTGCGGGCACCTCTCCCTTGACGAGGCTCAACCTGAAGAGGAACCCGCAGAAGGTCCGAGTGCAGCTGGACTGTGACAAGGGCCGGGTGTCTTTCTACGACGACGACACGCACATCTACACCTTCAAGCATGTCCTCAGCGAGAGAGTCTTCCCGTACTTCTGGGTTGGTTGTCAACAGTGTCCTTTGACGCTGGAGCCGCTGGAGGTTTCTCTGAAGGCTGTGGAATATTTCTGA